The following coding sequences lie in one Musa acuminata AAA Group cultivar baxijiao chromosome BXJ1-8, Cavendish_Baxijiao_AAA, whole genome shotgun sequence genomic window:
- the LOC135583606 gene encoding nuclear matrix constituent protein 1-like isoform X3, with amino-acid sequence MFTPQKKGWPGWSPSPRVGDGVDNGMTTPVVNTRSGSVLAFLKGKGKGKGNNTAEALPLPLPLQASLGENGDTVVVGGGDAEVWRNFREAGLLDESALQNKDREALVQRILALEKELHEYQYNMGLLLIEKKDWALKYEEIRQALMEVEETLKREKLAHLASISEFEKREENLQKALGVEQQCVSDLEKALREMHSELAEVKFTSDKKLDDAHALEAGLEEKYLEVEQKLHSADAKLAEASHKSSVANRKLEDVEAREHKLQKEYLSLSSEWKLHEKGITEQREHLCYWEKKLQDSQKRLVESQRFLNQREDQANEADRFHKKKEAELEESRKMIEATKKSLKSKEEDITIKLRSIAAKEKEIDVKIESLGKKEKDLFSREETLNARERVEIQKLLDDHNALLISKREEFELNLEKRRKSFDADLEGKVHEVEEKKREIDCMEDQVKKREQALEINLQKLMDKEKELDSKSKASKKWEESVKNDERKLEKDRQHLASECEELLKSNSELERLKAAIESSKKQIINEEENLRLTKVEREDHLLLQSNLKQEILDCRLMKELLLRDTEDLQLQRKKFEEEWEVLDEKRLALEAEIKKFNDEREKFEKWQCHEKERLNSEALIAKANFERELEELSQKEEALEKAMEHERLEAFELLKREHADMDRELELRKHELQMDMQKMQGMEKKLLDKENEFQRTRDLELSQMISLSSLNDSKSKRLKMEEDRLEREKEDILSHRKRLEVEQLEIEKDIDALCMLSRNLKEQREEFMKEKEHFLAQAEQKTCKNCGHPLGDMGTYCIQDAGNVLLPNLVFEERSNNMNAKSSPNAMVSVPAASGGRMSWLQKCSTLFSPGKKVVDSSELPVDKSTVGARLDQEAFDAETSCKPVSFHGVADFSYRQENKEPKRLGEAGEEPEPSLEVADNSIDIMRTWMDNGAREVVDDYVMPSFAQNERENFAPAESDTLPESLKQRRSQPRRRGRPKAVKRTGTTKAVVTDVKAILGKSSNEKNHGSQDLVLANSTTSAGQKRCVAQISGMTTSDLNLGDSEAHSESISLGGRYKKRQILAPAAQIPGEKRYNFRHSAICDYRSSNNIRAN; translated from the exons ATGTTTACGCCGCAGAAGAAAGGGTGGCCCGGGTGGTCTCCTTCGCCGAGGGTTGGTGACGGGGTTGATAATGGAATGACGACGCCGGTGGTGAACACTAGGAGTGGCAGTGTACTGGCCTTCctaaaggggaaggggaagggcaagGGGAATAACACAGCGGAAGCGCTGCCTCTACCCTTGCCGCTGCAGGCTTCGCTTGGAGAGAACGGCGACACAGTGGTTGTGGGTGGAGGCGATGCAGAGGTCTGGCGCAATTTCAGGGAGGCAGGATTGCTGGACGAGTCTGCCTTACAGAATAAGGACAGGGAGGCTCTCGTTCAAAGGATTTTAGCACTGGAGAAAGAG CTTCATGAATATCAATACAATATGGGTCTTCTTTTGATTGAGAAGAAGGATTGGGCTTTGAAGTATGAAGAAATTAGGCAAGCACTGATGGAAGTAGAAGAGACCCTGAAGAGAGAAAAATTAGCACACTTGGCTTCCATTTCTGAATTTGAAAAACGTGAAGAGAATTTGCAGAAGGCCTTGGGAGTTGAGCAACAATGTGTTTCAGAT CTTGAAAAAGCTTTGCGTGAGATGCATTCTGAACTTGCAGAAGTCAAATTTACATCCGATAAGAAGTTAGATGATGCTCATGCTCTAGAGGCTGGGTTAGAAGAGAAATATTTGGAAGTTGAACAAAAATTGCATTCTGCGGATGCCAAGCTAGCGGAAGCAAGTCATAAAAGTTCTGTTGCTAATAGAAAACTAGAGGATGTGGAAGCGCGTGAACATAAACTTCAGAAGGAGTATCTCTCATTGAGTTCTGA ATGGAAGTTGCATGAAAAGGGGATAACTGAACAAAGAGAACACTTGTGTTATTGGGAAAAAAAGCTTCAAGATAGTCAGAAGCGACTTGTTGAGTCTCAGAGATTTCTTAATCAAAGAGAGGATCAAGCTAACGAGGCAGATAGATTTCATAAGAAGAAAGAAGCAGAACTTGAAGAGTCTCGGAAGATGATTGAAGCTACCAAAAAGTCTTTGAAATCAAAAGAAGAAGATATTACAATAAAATTAAGATCCATAGCTGCTAAAGAAAAG GAAATAGATGTTAAGATTGAGAGCTTGGGGAAGAAGGAGAAAGACTTATTTTCAAGAGAAGAAACACTTAATGCTAGAGAAAGA GTGGAGATTCAAAAGCTTCTCGATGATCATAATGCATTATTAATTTCCAAGAGAGAGGAATTTGAATTGAATTTGGAGAAAAGGAGAAAATCATTTGATGCAGATCTAGAAGGCAAGGTACATGAAgtggaggagaagaaaagggaaattGACTGTATGGAGGACCAAGTGAAAAAAAGAGAGCAGGCTTTAGAAATAAACTTGCAGAAATTGATGGATAAGGAGAAGGAACTTGATTCAAAATCAAAAGCTTCAAAGAAGTGGGAGGAATCTGTCAAAAATGATGAAAGGAAGTTGGAGAAAGACAGGCAACATCTAGCCAGTGAATGTGAGGAGTTACTGAAGTCTAATTCTGAACTTGAGAGGCTAAAGGCTGCAATAGAATCAAGCAAAAAGCAAATTATTAATGAGGAAGAAAATCTTAGACTGACTAAGGTTGAGAGGGAAGACCATCTCCTGCTGCAGTCCAATTTGAAGCAAGAAATTCTAGATTGCAGGCTAATGAAGGAATTACTTCTTAGAGATACTGAGGATCTTCAACTGCAAAGGAAGAAGTTTGAAGAAGAATGGGAAGTGCTAGATGAGAAAAGGTTAGCATTAGAAGCTGAGATAAAGAAATTTAATGATGAAAGAGAGAAGTTTGAAAAATGGCAATGTCATGAAAAAGAAAGGCTGAACAGTGAGGCTCTGATAGCAAAAGCAAATTTTGAGAGGGAATTGGAAGAACTTAGTCAGAAAGAAGAAGCTTTAGAGAAAGCAATGGAGCATGAGAGATTGGAAGCTTTTGAGTTGCTCAAGAGGGAACATGCTGACATGGATCGGGAACTTGAGCTCCGCAAGCATGAGCTTCAGATGGATATGCAGAAAATGCAGGGCATGGAGAAGAAACTGCTGGATAAGGAAAATGAATTTCAGAGAACAAGGGATTTAGAACTAAGCCAAATGATATCTTTAAGCAGTTTAAATGATTCAAAAAGTAAGCGGTTAAAAATGGAAGAAGATAGGttggaaagagaaaaagaagatatCTTGTCTCACAGAAAAAGAttggaagttgagcaacttgagatTGAGAAGGACATTGATGCTCTTTGTATGCTAAGCAGGAATCTAAAAGAACAAAGAGAAGAGTTTATGAAGGAGAAAGAACATTTCTTGGCTCAGGCTGAGCAGAAGACATGCAAAAACTGTGGGCATCCACTTGGTGATATGGGTACTTATTGTATCCAAGATGCTGGAAATGTTCTACTACCAAACCTGGTTTTTGAAGAGCGTTCAAATAACATGAATGCTAAGAGCTCCCCTAATGCTATGGTGTCTGTACCTGCAGCTTCTGGTGGCCGCATGTCATGGCTGCAAAAGTGTTCAACGCTTTTTTCCCCAGGGAAAAAGGTTGTGGATTCTTCTGAACTTCCAGTTGACAAGTCAACTGTTGGTGCCAGACTCGACCAAGAAGCTTTTGATGCTGAGACAAGTTGTAAACCTGTATCATTCCATGGTGTTGCTGATTTTTCTTATCGCCAGGAAAACAAAGAACCAAAAAGGTTAGGTGAAGCTGGAGAGGAGCCTGAACCTTCTCTTGAAGTAGCAGATAATTCTATTGATATTATGAGGACCTGGATGGATAATGGTGCCAGGGAGGTAGTAGACGATTATGTTATGCCTTCTTTTGCTCAAAATGAGAGAGAGAATTTTGCGCCTGCCGAAAGTGACACCCTACCTGAGTCTTTGAAGCAGAGACGATCTCAACCTCGCAGGAGAGGGAGGCCTAAAGCTGTAAAGAGAACAGGCACCACCAAGGCAGTTGTTACAGATGTAAAAGCTATTCTTGGGAAGAGTTCTAATGAGAAAAATCATGGATCACAGGATCTGGTTCTTGCTAATTCAACGACAAGTGCAGGGCAGAAGCGGTGTGTTGCCCAAATATCTGGAATGACAACTAGTGATCTGAATCTTGGGGACAGTGAGGCACATTCTGAGAGCATTTCACTTGGAGGGCGTTACAAAAAGAGACAGATTTTAGCTCCTGCAGCACAGATTCCTGGGGAGAAGCGCTACAATTTTAGACACTCAGCAAT CTGTGACTACCGCAGCTCAAACAATATTCGAGCCAACTAA